In a genomic window of Vigna angularis cultivar LongXiaoDou No.4 chromosome 6, ASM1680809v1, whole genome shotgun sequence:
- the LOC108342060 gene encoding serine carboxypeptidase 1, which yields MKKLSLYACLLNLSFLVLLPHSKANQADKLDELILSRSSQKPPVTLSWAEEDALKTHSSAYVAPQEGLQQADKIVALPGQSYGVNFDQYSGYVTVDPEAGRALFYYFVESPYNPSTKPLVLWLNGGPGCSSLGYGAFEELGPFRINSDGKTLYRNKDAWNEVANVLFLESPAGVGFSYSNTTSDYDNAGDKSTANDAYVFLINWLERFPQYKTRDFYITGESYAGHYVPQLAYTILLNNKYSPQSINLRAIAIGNAWIDDVTSVKGIFDYLWTHALSSDQTHELIEKYCDFTAENDSAICANATRTALIEKGKIDFYNIYAPLCLDSSIKNGSTGSVSNILLCIVYDFDPCSDYYGEAYLNRPEVQLALHAKPTNWTHCSDQLSWNDSPTTILPIIKYLIDSGIGLWIYSGDTDARVPVTSSRYSINTLKLPIQVPWRPWYSEQEVGGYVVKYEGITFVTVRGAGHLVPSWQPERALTFITSFLYGTLPPASPWKAF from the exons ATGAAGAAGCTTTCTCTTTATGCTTGTTTACTCAATTTGAGTTTCTTGGTTCTTCTTCCTCATAGCAAAGCCAATCAAGCTGATAAACTTGATGAGTTGATTCTGTCTAGGAGCTCACAGAAGCCTCCTGTGACTCTTTCTTGGGCAGAGGAAGATGCATTGAAAACTCATTCTTCTGCTTATGTTGCACCCCAAGAGGGACTTCAACAAGCTGATAAGATTGTTGCATTGCCTGGCCAGTCATATGGGGTAAATTTTGATCAGTATTCAGGCTATGTCACTGTTGATCCAGAGGCTGGAAGAGCACTTTTCTATTATTTTGTGGAGTCTCCATATAACCCTTCAACTAAACCATTAGTATTGTGGTTAAATGGAG GACCTGGTTGCTCCTCATTGGGGTATGGCGCCTTTGAGGAATTGGGACCTTTCAGAATAAACTCTGATGGAAAAACACTCTATCGTAACAAAGATGCTTGGAATGAAG TGGCAAATGTGTTGTTCTTGGAATCCCCAGCTGGAGTGGGCTTTTCCTACTCAAACACTACTTCAGACTATGATAATGCAGGAGATAAATCTACTGCTAATGATGCCTATGTTTTTCTCATCAATTGGCTAGAAAGGTTTCCACAGTACAAAACTCGTGATTTCTACATAACTGGGGAGAGCTATGCTGGCCATTATGTGCCTCAGCTTGCATATACTATTTTGCTCAACAATAAATACAGTCCCCAAAGTATTAACCTCAGAGCCATTGCT ATTGGGAATGCTTGgattgatgatgttacaagTGTGAAGGGGATATTTGACTACTTATGGACTCATGCTTTGAGCTCAGATCAAACACATGAGTTGATTGAGAAGTACTGCGATTTCACTGCTGAAAATGACTCAGCAATATGTGCCAATGCAACAAGAACTGCCCttattgaaaaaggaaagatAGACTTCTATAACATCTATGCTCCATTGTGTCTTGACTCTTCTATCAAAAATGGATCAACTGGCTCTGTAAGTAATATACTCCTATGTATT GTATATGATTTCGACCCTTGTTCTGATTATTACGGGGAAGCCTACCTAAATAGGCCAGAAGTCCAACTAGCTCTTCATGCGAAACCCACAAACTGGACCCACTGCAG TGATCAATTAAGCTGGAACGACAGTCCCACTACCATCCTGCCAATAATAAAGTATCTCATCGATAGTGGCATTGGATTGTGGATATACAG TGGTGATACTGATGCAAGGGTGCCAGTCACATCTTCCAGATATTCAATCAACACCCTCAAGCTACCTATCCAGGTTCCTTGGCGTCCATGGTATTCTGAACAAGAG GTTGGAGGGTATGTGGTGAAATACGAAGGAATTACATTTGTTACAGTTAGAGGAGCAGGACATTTGGTTCCGAGCTGGCAACCAGAACGGGCTCTCACCTTCATCACTTCCTTCCTCTATGGAACCTTGCCTCCTGCTTCACCATGGAAGGCTTTTTAA